The following DNA comes from Fervidobacterium gondwanense DSM 13020.
GCCACCTCGTGCACTTAGCTGATGCACTTGACACCGGGACAAGAGGTGATGATGCAACAGCTTGTGCGATAAGAGTCAGGGAAAGAAGAAATTTAACAATAATGGTAGGACCACCAGAAAGGAAAGAGTACGACGAACTTGTAGTTGAGAAACTCATCAAGTCGGAGGGAAAGAAAGTTGTCTGTGGTGGAACAACGAGCCAGATAGTTGAAAAAGTGCTCGGCAAAAGCGTGGAGATTGATTTTTCGAGCATATCTGAATATTCTCCACCGATAGGATACATGGAGGGAATAGATCTAGTGACAGAGGGTATAATTACCCTCTCACAAGTTTTCAGATACTATGAAAATCAAGATTCAACACTTGGTGTTGGTGCACAGAAGCTTATAGATTTATTTGAAGAATCAGATGTCATAACCTTCCTCGTTGGAAGGGCAATTAATCCTGCCCACCAAAACCCACTATTCTCCCACGACATATCCCTCAAATTCAGGCTCATCCACGACATCTCCAACATACTCGAAAAGCGTGGAAAGATCGTGAAAGTGGAGTATTATTGATCTATTTTATATAACACTTTCCTATCACTTCACACAACTTTTTGAGAACTTCACGACAAAAATTCTGCCTGTTACGAAAAATGTATATTTCTTCTCGAACAAGGTGTTACAATAGCATCAGAAATCGTATTGGAGGTGATTCGAATGGCATTGCGCTTGCGTGAAATAATTGCGTTGTCTTTGCTTGGTGTCTTCTTGTTTGTAATTGCGGTACCCCAGAATGAGTTTGTTATAAATGAATACACGGAGTCAAGAAGTGTTGAAAGAGTTGAAGTTCTAACGCCCAAAGTGTTGATATCAGCAGCGACACTCAAAATCACTCTTTCACCAGACGATGACAAGTTAGTCTATTCCGATTCATATACCCCGAGTCTCAGTGTATCTCAAGATATAACACGAATAAGTGGTATCACAAACTCTGTTATACTTGGGACAAAGAATATTGAGCATCTGCAGATCTCAACGGCAGTGGTTAGTGTGTTAGGAGTAATGAATCTAAAAAGCCTTGAAATATCTTCTGCAACCTGTGAGATAAATAAAATAATTATTAAAAATGGTTGTGATATAACTATCTCCGCAGCTGTCTTGAATGGAGAAATATATGTGGACAAATTGCAACAGTATGAAAATGTGTCGTTAGAGATAAACAGCACAACCGCAGACGTCACTGTATATGTAAAGAGTGGCGATGAAGGTAAGATAAAGTTGAACAATCCAAAGGTGAAGATAAGAAATTGGTGAACGAGATAATGTGAAATCTTCTTTCCATAAATCTTTTGGGAGGTGAAGGGTATGAAGAAAGGTATAAACGTTTTGCTGGCAGTTTTACTGATATGCGTGTCTTTGAACGTCTTCGGTTTCGAATTCGGTGGTGGTGGACCGTTCGTGATGTTCATCCCTGGAGGAACTTTCTTCAATCTTAAAAACATCAACGTTCCCGTACTCGATTTTCCAAACTTTGAAGATGGTATAATAGCTCTTGGAGGATTTGGTTATGGAGGGGTTCCTGGTCTCTCATACGGTGGCGGTTTTGGATTCAGTGGTGAAAAAGAAGTAACGAAAGATGGGAATAAATACAAGCTCGTCGTTTCAAGTGGCTTCGGCGGAATGCTGAGAAATTTGTCCTTTGGAAGTGTATCTTTGCAAGCAGGCGCACATTTTGGTGGTATTGATATCGAACTTGGAAGGAAGGTAAATGAGAATAACACGAGTATCGGAAATCTTGAAGGTGGTACTTTGGAAGGTTACTTGTTTGCCAACATAAGTTATCTCGCAGTTGCATTTGAACTGTCTTTGGGTATAAAGGTTACAAACTTCATGGAACTCAGAGCGGGAGCTCTTGGAATCGCGGGTTACTCGTACGATGGTTGGTTAGTGAATAACAAGCCGCTTACAGGATTAAGTGATGAAAACAAATTTTTGCTTATGTACACTATCTACGGAGGAGTAGGTTTTGGATTCTAAGAAGGACTTTAGAATTGTAATTATTCTCTTGATTCTTTTTTCGACATTCATATTTTCCAGAAGCGGTGATTTAGACTCTGCCAAAGAAGGTGCGCTTATGCTTCAAAAAAGCATGAGCGTGCCGTTTCCTGTCAACATCCTTTATTTCTACATAGGTAGTCTACAACTCAATAATGCGGTTTCGGCTTCACCTTACAATGTGAGGATTAGATACGTGCGAATGGAGGCATTTTTCGAGTTTGTTGACAACAACAAAATGGCACAAGATGTTGTCTTAGAAGATGGAGAGTTCATAGTTATAATAGGCGATAAAAAGACACTTGAAGCACAAGAGATACTTAAAGTCTATTACATGCTCACGTATACCTTGCTTTTGAAAAAGGATATCGTTAAAGGAATTTATTATTACAAAAAACTAAAAGAGCTTCAAAATTCCAATAATTACGTAGATAAGTTAAAAGAGCGTTTTCCAAATTTCAAGACCGCCAATACTGCCTATTAAGGTGAAGAATATGGAAGAAAAATACAAATTCAAAGAGAAGATGGATAATACAGGTAAAGAGATAATCGTAGTTGAGATAACGACATTCGTGTTGTACATCATCTTCCTTTTTGCAACAAGGCTCAAGGATTTCATAACCCCTTTGGTTTTTTCATTAACTCTTGTAAACATAACATATTTTCTCTTCAGAAATTTCAAACGCCTAAACAGAGCAAAATCAAGAGTAAAATATATATTTGACCTTTTGAACTGCCTTTATTCTATATTCTTAGGTTTCAGTATTTCCGAAATTGTCTTGAAGGTTATAGCTTTTAAATCCAATAAATTGGATATGAACGATATATATACGATACTTATAACAATATTCTCTGTACTTGTATCAAACTATGTCTCTGGCCTACAAGAAAAGCTCCAGAGAGCTGAACTGGAAAGAAAAATCCAGCAGATGAATTTTGAACTTATAAGTTCTAAATTCAACCCACACTTTGTATTCAACACTTTCAACTTCTTAGCCGAAACAACACGCGGAAATCCAGAAAGGGCAGAAGAGATGATAATAAAGATTTCGGATTATTACAGAGAGGTTTTAAAATTCAAAGACAGATGGACAGTTAAAGAAGAGCTCGAGTTTATCTCAAAGTATCTGGAAATTCAGAAGGAACTCCTTTCACATATTCCGATAGAGTATGAAATAGATTATGATTTAAACACTGCAGATTATTTAATACCCACAGGCATCACTCAACCAATTGTAGAGAATGCAATTAAGTACGGCATAAAGAAAAATAACGGTGGAATAATATCAATAAACGTGATGTTAGAAGATGGACTTTGTATTGAGATTAAAAATTCAAAATCCGCTTTCGATGAGGTATGCATTAAGAAATTTGGCACGGGTTTAACAATAGTTTCAAAGTTGCTGGAATTTGTTAGTGGGAAGCTGGAATTCTTGACAGAAGAAAATTTGACCATTTTCCGTCTATACATTCCAACAACTTCTTAAAGCGGAGATGTGTTAATGAGAGGTGTTTAAGATGATTACTTGCGGTATCGTAGATGATGACCCTGTCGCTATCGAAAGAGTGGAAAGACTCATTGGAGAAATAGATAGCGCTTTTCAGATAGTTTTCAAAGCGACCGACTGCAGTGAATTTGTAAAATGTGCAAACCTATACAAACCAGACGTGCTTTTTCTTGATATTAACATATCGGAAGACACTATCTTTGGACATCTGGAAAGGCTGAATTACGAACCGCACATTGTTTTCATCACTGCATACGACGAATATCTTTTAAAAGCCTTTGAAGAAGGGGCAATTGATTATATTCTAAAACCTATTTCAAAAGAACGACTATCGAAAACGATTGATCGAATCAAAAGGTTGGGCTTGAATAGACGACCAAATGAATACTATGTCAGGCAAATATTAAAGCTGCCAGTAAAACAAGGCGAAAGTATAATACTTGTCGATTTGAAAGATATAATCTACTTGGAAGCTGATGATAAGACAATAAAGATATTCACCGAAGGTGAAACGTACGAGACATCTACACCACTATACACACTTGAACAAAAGCTACCAGCAGATAAATTTGTACGCA
Coding sequences within:
- a CDS encoding LytR/AlgR family response regulator transcription factor, with translation MITCGIVDDDPVAIERVERLIGEIDSAFQIVFKATDCSEFVKCANLYKPDVLFLDINISEDTIFGHLERLNYEPHIVFITAYDEYLLKAFEEGAIDYILKPISKERLSKTIDRIKRLGLNRRPNEYYVRQILKLPVKQGESIILVDLKDIIYLEADDKTIKIFTEGETYETSTPLYTLEQKLPADKFVRIHKSYIVSVEHIVEVKKWFQNSYIIVLSDNTELKLSRNYQEEVFKRLGLKN
- a CDS encoding sensor histidine kinase codes for the protein MEEKYKFKEKMDNTGKEIIVVEITTFVLYIIFLFATRLKDFITPLVFSLTLVNITYFLFRNFKRLNRAKSRVKYIFDLLNCLYSIFLGFSISEIVLKVIAFKSNKLDMNDIYTILITIFSVLVSNYVSGLQEKLQRAELERKIQQMNFELISSKFNPHFVFNTFNFLAETTRGNPERAEEMIIKISDYYREVLKFKDRWTVKEELEFISKYLEIQKELLSHIPIEYEIDYDLNTADYLIPTGITQPIVENAIKYGIKKNNGGIISINVMLEDGLCIEIKNSKSAFDEVCIKKFGTGLTIVSKLLEFVSGKLEFLTEENLTIFRLYIPTTS